Proteins from one Ranitomeya variabilis isolate aRanVar5 chromosome 1, aRanVar5.hap1, whole genome shotgun sequence genomic window:
- the EFCAB11 gene encoding EF-hand calcium-binding domain-containing protein 11 isoform X2, protein MFGAGAARELRGCERRKVLQVFKACDEGKKGYLSREDLKVAVVMMFGYKPSKLEVDTMVPGQSRTGEVTPDEFVKLMTLKGSVQPSFGDQRQIFSVFDSHCRGFLNLDDFRRAFKRVAPHLPEQTIIEAFRNKKKKVE, encoded by the exons ATGTTTGGTGCCGGAGCAGCTCGGGAGCTTCGGGGCTGTGAGAGGAGGAAGGTCCTGCAG GTGTTCAAGGCTTGTGATGAAGGCAAGAAGGGTTATCTGAGCAGAGAAGACCTGAAGGTGGCTGTCGTGATGATGTTTGGGTATAAACCCTCCAAG CTCGAGGTGGACACAATGGTGCCGGGCCAGTCCAGGACTGGAG AAGTGACACCCGATGAGTTTGTGAAGCTGATGACCCTGAAGGGCAGCGTGCAGCCGAGCTTCGGAGACCAGAGACAGATATTTTCCGTGTTTGATTCTCACT GTCGGGGATTTTTAAACCTGGATGACTTTAGGCGGGCATTTAAGCGAGTGGCTCCACACTTACCTGAGCAGACGATCATCGAGGCTTTCAG AAATAAGAAGAAAAAAGTGGAATGA